The following nucleotide sequence is from Kineobactrum salinum.
AGCGGCGCTGAGCTCGACATTATTGCGGGCAAATTCGAATACATCGCCCATCTGATTCAGACCAATAAGGCGAGACAGTGGACCGCTGCGATCTTCGCATATCAGGATGCCGCCGCGTGGGCTGATGGTCAGATTATCGGGAGAGACCGGATGAGTAGTTTGATTGCGAGTTTCAAAAATCAGGGTGAGGGTCTCGCGGCGAGGCTCGTAGGCAAAGACCTGGCCGCGAGAAATGCCGCCGCCGCTGGTGGAGGTAAAATATACCAGGCCGGTGTCGTACCAGCAGCCTTCCAGCCGGGCAAAACGGGCGGCGCCCTTGTCGGCTCCCTGGGTGTAATTGCGCGGATTAATTGACTCGGGATCGTCGATAACGACCCATTCGGCTTCCCAGCTGGTGCCGTCTGCATAGCTATTGGCCATAGGCGCATTGTCAGTGCCTTTGATCTTGAGCATTTCCAACACGCCGCCCGCATGCAGCTTGCCATATTCATTGGGACGGAAGCGGTAGAAACCAGAACTGGAGCCAGCATCTTCGGTAATATACACGTATCCGGTCACAGGATCAGTAGCGGTAGCTTCGTGAGCGCGGCGGCCCATGGCCTTGATGGGTTCGGGTTTCGCCAGGCCGAAACCCGGCACTTCAAAGATCCAGCCGTGAGGCTTGCCATTGTAGCTGGCCGTAGTCTCTTCAGCAGTAAGCCACGTGCCCCAGGGCGTAACACCGCCGGCGCAGTTGGTGGAAGTGCCGCTGATGCTCATATAGGACGCGAGCCAACGCCCCTTGAACGTATCGAACACCAGGTTGCTGCAACCACCGCGAGCACCCGCATTGTACATGGCGGACGATGGCACCGCGTCACCGCCGCCGCGGATTTCGTGGTTGCGCACCATTACCACGTTGTTTCCCTGTGAGGCCACAACGCCCATGCCATCATGCACACCGGGAGTTGGAGTACCATCCTGCATGATTTGCCCCTGCCAGCCATAAGACCAGTATTTGAAACCTTCTGGCAATTGCAGCAGGGGCAAACCGGTAATTTCGTCCGCAACCGGGGCGACGGGACCATAGTCGTGGGTGAAGGCATTGGCACGTCCGCTGGCCAATGCACCAAAAGAAATGGCAGCCGCACCGGCGGCGCCACCCTTCATGAAATCCCGGCGATTGACGATAGGCTGTACAGCAGGTTCAGAGTTTATTTCAGTGGCATCATTTACCACAGAGCTGGATTCAAGACTGGCATTCACGGGTAATCTCCCTATATTGAGTTTAGTCATGCTGCGACGAGCTTGAGAGAACGGCTTGGCGTTTTCTTCAAGACTCGATCTGGGAGACTACTATTCAAGTGTGAAATGCCGGCAAAGCTTTTATGACAATGCGAACACAGTTCCGATATTCCTGAAGCCAGCGGCTGCCTGAGAGTCGTCTGGCGATTGCCTGGCTAGTCCGCTCGTCGTTTTCTGGCACCTCGTCATCAACCTGCGCTGGCCTGTTCTTTCAAAGCCTGCCTTTCGGTAAGCCAGATTAGCCAGATTGAACTTTCGTACAGAATCAATACCGGTGTCCCCAGTGCGATCTGGGAAATGAGATCCGGCGGGGTAATCAGTGCCGCCACAGCAAATACTGCGACTACCGCATAGCGACGATTGGTCGCCAGGACGCGGGAGTTGACCATGCCCACACGCGCCAGCAGCAGCAAAACCACAGGCAGTTCAAAACTGAGGCCGAACGCCAGAATCAGGCGGATGACCAGCCCCAGATACTCGCTGACCCGCGCTTCCAGCTCGACAGGAATGGACGTCTGTTCCACTCCGGTTTCAAAGCTGAGGAAAAAATCCCAGGCCAGTGGAAACACCACATAATAGGCTAGAGCCGCACCGGCGAAAAACAGGATTGGGGTCAGCGCAAACAGCGTTGAAACCCAGCGCTGCTCATGCCGGTAGAGCCCTGGAGCAATAAACCGCCATAGCTGAATGAGGATGAGAGGGAGCGTCAGAAAAAGAGCGGCAAAGAAGGCCAGCTTCAAATGGGTGAGAAAGGCTTCGTGCAATCCGGTATAAATCATTCGGCGGCCCGCTTTTTCGCCGAAGACATCCACCAGCGGTTGCATCAGGAAATTGTAGATGGGCTCGGCCAGAAGGTAGCAAACCACAAACACGAAACTGAACACCAACAGGCACTGAAGCAATCGCTTGCGCAGCTCTACCAGATGCGCGAGCAACGGCGCCCGGCTCAGGTCCAGATCGTCTTCTTGAGTCATAAGCCCTCCTTGGGGGCAGGTGTTCTCGATCCGGACCGCCGTGCTATTTTTTCAGATCCTTCATGGCCTCGTTATACATGGCCTCTACTTCCTGATTGTGTTGCGCATCCCGGCTAGGCTCTGCGGTTTCCATGGCGCGCCGGACATGCTCCGGCAACAGCTCATAGTAATCGGGGGTCTGGCGCCCATCCGGACCACTGGCGAGTTCGATTTCGGTTTCCAGTTTATGGATACTCTGC
It contains:
- a CDS encoding Sec-independent protein translocase subunit TatA/TatB; its protein translation is MFDLGWVELSFLAILALIVVGPKDLPKLARGAGKLWGRVQRLYRQSLQSIHKLETEIELASGPDGRQTPDYYELLPEHVRRAMETAEPSRDAQHNQEVEAMYNEAMKDLKK
- the tatC gene encoding twin-arginine translocase subunit TatC, whose translation is MTQEDDLDLSRAPLLAHLVELRKRLLQCLLVFSFVFVVCYLLAEPIYNFLMQPLVDVFGEKAGRRMIYTGLHEAFLTHLKLAFFAALFLTLPLILIQLWRFIAPGLYRHEQRWVSTLFALTPILFFAGAALAYYVVFPLAWDFFLSFETGVEQTSIPVELEARVSEYLGLVIRLILAFGLSFELPVVLLLLARVGMVNSRVLATNRRYAVVAVFAVAALITPPDLISQIALGTPVLILYESSIWLIWLTERQALKEQASAG
- a CDS encoding alkaline phosphatase PhoX gives rise to the protein MNASLESSSVVNDATEINSEPAVQPIVNRRDFMKGGAAGAAAISFGALASGRANAFTHDYGPVAPVADEITGLPLLQLPEGFKYWSYGWQGQIMQDGTPTPGVHDGMGVVASQGNNVVMVRNHEIRGGGDAVPSSAMYNAGARGGCSNLVFDTFKGRWLASYMSISGTSTNCAGGVTPWGTWLTAEETTASYNGKPHGWIFEVPGFGLAKPEPIKAMGRRAHEATATDPVTGYVYITEDAGSSSGFYRFRPNEYGKLHAGGVLEMLKIKGTDNAPMANSYADGTSWEAEWVVIDDPESINPRNYTQGADKGAARFARLEGCWYDTGLVYFTSTSGGGISRGQVFAYEPRRETLTLIFETRNQTTHPVSPDNLTISPRGGILICEDRSGPLSRLIGLNQMGDVFEFARNNVELSAADIALADGYFPGVAAAMSPGSYTGAEWCGATFHDRWLFANVQSPGITFAITGPWNEGIL